In Mesorhizobium sp. J428, the genomic window CGACTGCGCCGCCGGCCTGCACGCGGTCGAAGGCATGTGGGAGGCGGTCGAGGACGTCGCCATCCGCAAGGCCCGCCCCTTTCTCGGCATCTGCGTCGGCATGCAGCTCATGTCCGACCGGGGACTGGAAAAGACGATCACCAAGGGCTTCGGCTGGATCTCCGGCGACGTGAAGGAAATCGAGCCCCGCGATCCGTCGCTGAAGATCCCGCAGATTGGCTGGAACACGATTCACGTGAAACACCCACACCCGCTGTTCGATGGAATAGCGACCGGCGAGGGTGGGCTGCACGCCTATTTCGTGCATTCCTACCATCTGGATGCGACGAATCCGGACCAGGTTCTGGCGGTCACCGACTACGGCGGCCCGGTCACGGCTGCCGTCGGCCGAGACAACCTCGCCGGCACGCAGTTCCATCCCGAGAAGAGCCAGGCGCTCGGCCTCGCCCTGATCGCCAACTTCCTGAAATGGAAACCTTAGAAACCAGGCAACATTGGCGCGTTATCTCTTATACGAGTT contains:
- the hisH gene encoding imidazole glycerol phosphate synthase subunit HisH, whose product is MRVAIIDYGSGNLRSATKAFERAAREAGISAEIDLTADAGRVRTADRIVLPGVGAYADCAAGLHAVEGMWEAVEDVAIRKARPFLGICVGMQLMSDRGLEKTITKGFGWISGDVKEIEPRDPSLKIPQIGWNTIHVKHPHPLFDGIATGEGGLHAYFVHSYHLDATNPDQVLAVTDYGGPVTAAVGRDNLAGTQFHPEKSQALGLALIANFLKWKP